From the Perca fluviatilis chromosome 11, GENO_Pfluv_1.0, whole genome shotgun sequence genome, the window TGGATATACTGTAGAGGGAGGAACCAAGGAATACATCACTTGCATGTCAGGAAACTGGACTGAAGGCCCAACGTGCAGTAAGTGGACAATGAGCTGAGATATATGCAGTGTTGAAGTTATGAAATATATTTCCAGCAATGAAAGTTAATTCTAGGAAAATTTCTCTCAACTGGTGGAGAAGCACGTCATTCACTAGAGATTATAACTTTTGATTTATTCCTTTTTCCTTcctaaataaatatacagtataaatactgtatataaaaaaaaattgacaaataaCAACATGCATTTTGTCTTGCTGTGCTTTACGATGGGTTTTCACCATAGACTGTAGAACAGGATGTTCACAGGCAGCTTCAACAACCGCAGATCGGAGCGGTTCAATTCATTTCTGAACAGTCCGCTGGCAGTGGGGGCCCAGATGTTCACTAGTCGGCCTTTTGCAGAGCTGTAGCTGAGTTTACCCAGCATAAGAACGTAAACATATGAAAAGTACAATTAAGTgaatatattgtatgtatatttttttgtctctgtcaAAGGAGTCAGACCAGGTCCTGTAAATGGTGGTTCTGCAGGGGGGGGAACAGGTGGATCAACTGGCAGTGGGACACAACGTACAGTTGAAGGTAGTCTCTTCATCTGTATTAAATAACATTACATTTAtgtagctgacacttttatccaaaatgATTTACAATAAAAGCATTCAACCATGTGGGTACCACCCTAAAATATGAATTTGTATACCTATTTATCTAATCTTACTATAGAATATGTGCTGTATTAGTGAGGCAACAGGTAAAAAGCTGAGGAAATCAAAAGATGGAGTGACATTTTAAGTGGATTTACTCTGTTATGACAGGttaaaatatttgtattatttatattgtttttttcagtcAAGAACTGTGGACAGCAGCCCGTAGTTCCTCATGGTGATGTTGTGGGAAATAATCCAATGTTTTTGAGGTACCAATGTGCTGCTTTGTACCAACGAGTGGGTCCAGAGAGAGTGATTTGTTACAGCAACGGCATGTGGTCAGAAGTACCCATCTGCAAAGGTAAAAACAAGTTCTAAAGGTCTGTCAAAGAGGTTggctgggaaaaaaataacaatatgttgttgtttcctTTGTGCAGCCACCTTCTGTTCTGTGGACACTGATACACATCCTGAATTAATATCTGATGGAGTTAAAATTATAAAACATGGTGAGACCGAGAAATTGAAATGTGTGCATCAAGATCACTGGAGGACACCTCATTATTCTGTGGTCCGGTGCACTAATGGAATAATGAGCCGTTCCAGATGTAAgtatctatctgtgtgtgtgtgtgtgtgtgtgtgtgtgtgtgtgtgtgtgtgtgtgtgtgtgtgtgtgtgtgtgtgtgtgtgtgtgtgtgtgtgtgtgtgtgtgtgtgccaaatAGTGTGCGCAATGATTTAAAAACCTGCAGACATTTAGTCATTCAGACAGACTTCACCTCCCCGTGAGAAGTCAATAAGCTGCTCCACATATTCACTGCCGTGCTTCTCTCTGGCTGTTTTCAGGTTGCGATCGTTGGGACGCATTCTGGGTGAGTGTTACTCCTGAGTCtactttttaaagaaacagTGTATTAACACTGATGTTGTCTCACACTACTACTGATTATTCATATTTTTACCATGAttatacatttatgttttactttatttctatattttacaatattgtttttgtaaaaccTCTGTTGTGTAACCAGAATTGTTAAGGCTGTATCACCAAGAAGATCTGCTGCCTTCGGATCTGCTCAGCGACTGAGAACAGCCTGGAAACTTTTCAGAGACAACAAAGATATGATTATACTGTCACATACTGTTTGggttttcaaaatacatttctgtctTTTCATGCTGATTTATGACTGCCCACATAATGTACGAGCAAATTGTCTGTGCTTAAAGCTGcaaaaataactcaacaaataGAGTGTGTATATATGATAGACAGGCCTTAATAAAGTCTTTAACTGGAATTTTAACAGATTCGTTCTAGATTGTGTCTGAAGTTTTTATGTCTAAATGGCTAAATTAAGCCGATTTAACTATCCAACAATTGTGAACAACTGCCCCATTAACAAAATGTTACCAGCAACGAATTGCTGTTTACTGGATATTGACTTTGATTCATACATTTATCAAAGATTGTTCTCAATTACTTTTCTGCCAGTCAACAGATCCCTTAAAAAAACAGCTTTGTAGATGACAAAGCTGTTTTTTTAAGGGATTGGGCAACATtttaattctttatttttttaaagatttttttggggcatttttaagattgtttttgggcatttcagcTTTTAACGGAAAGAACATCTAGATGGTGAGACCACAAGATTGAAATGTGTTTACCAGGATAACTGGTGGACAAATCATTCTGTGGTCCGGTGCACTAATGGAAGAATGAGCCTTTCCAGATGTAAGTATCTCTATAATATaaaagtttttgttgttggataaaataaagcattatagtGTTTATCTGCAAGCTGATTTTCACAATCTTTGGAGCAAGAAAAACTAAAGCCACAAGGTTTAAAACATACATTATTTGTCCCTTAACTCTGTTAGGCACTCTAGACTGTTGGACTGTGAGATTAGTTGCTTGTTTGCTTTgccccaaagaaaaaaaagaactgggGGAACATTACTAACTATCTGCAAGCTGATTCATTAAAACCTTCTACACCTTCAATTATTGTattaaacagagagaaagaagcaCACATTTAGTTCATCGGCCCTCCCCTCCCTGTGAGAAGTCAATAAGCTGCTCCACATATTCACTGCCGTGCTTCTCTCTGGCTGTTTTCAGGTTGTGACGCTGTGTTGGGACGGTGAGTGTTAGTCCTGAGTctactttttaaagaaatgcactgCATTTACACTGATGTTGTCTCACATGAAGCACTACTACTGGTTTTTCCTTTCTTATTTAGAGTCATGATTATGCATTTATATTTGACTTATAttttactgtattgtttttgtttgtaaaaCCTCTATTGTGTAACCAGGGTTGCTAAGGCTGTATCACCAAGGGGAAGATACTGCTGCCTTTGGATCTGCTCACCAATGACTGAGAACAGTCTGGAAACTTTTCAGAGAAACAGAGATAAGATTATGCTGTCACACAATCTGTGTTGGGTTGTTAATCGATGGTCCATCTTGAAATGTCTCATAAGAAGAACTacttatttaatttgtaatttcatttttatataaataaataatacaatatattttAGTCTTATTATAAttagtaatgtctgtaatgtcttgtAACTTGTGTTCTTGCTAAGGCCGTATCATGAAGGGGAAGATGCAACTGCCTTTGGATTGGAGTCAATGCATCACTAACTGGAAActtttgaaaatacattttaaaagtgtgttAAATTTCTTAAAAATCTTTTGGCTTTATAATTCAatctataaaataaaatgtgattgtCTTTTCATTGAACACAgatgtatattgtatatacatGCATAGATAACATCTTAAACCAGAATTTGTAATGATTTATGTAACTGGACATTTTTCATCtgtaaaacaagaaaacaagaTTTCTAATGACAACTCTAAACTTTATCATTTGGTTATTGTGTAATgataatgctaacatgctgctgTTTAGCAGGTTTAACAACCATTTTATCCATTTCAGTTTAgcaagttagcaagctaacctTCGTCCTATGGAGACCATGACTGTGTACCAAATGACCAAATATTTGCGCATTGCCacacctatctccacagcgctgtcaGTGGTGCACTATAGTCAGAAATCAAACTTtattgaccaaagtgctgtacagaagaataaataaagacataaaaAGTACATAACTCACACAGGCATGAAATACAAAcagaatacaaataaaacaagttaaGAGACATAAAACAAGAGAAGACAGCCAtacagtaaaacaataaaataaaaatgtcaacgTCTGGTGTCAAAGGCCAAGGAGAAGAGGTGGGTTTTAAGACAAGATTCAAAAACAGACAGTGAAGAGGCCTTTCTAATGGGCAGAGGAAGATCGTTCCACAGTTTTCACAGAAGCTGCCAGAGCAAAGACGTGGTCCCCTTTGAGCTAATGCTTTGTTTTGGGGACACTCAGGAGCAGTTGATCAGCTAACCTGAGAACGGGTTAAGATACAGTTAAGATACAGTTAAGTACAAGTTAcatcattttattaaatctttatttggatccccattagcttccACAATGTGGTTAGTAGGCTTCTTGGGgtccacacaaaaacaaatgaaaacaaactcGCTTTCATAGAATAAATAAAGATGATGCAAAACAAgccaaatacaaataaaataactcTACATATGAAGAAAAAATAGACATTAGACAACAATGACCAAAAACAAAATTGTACCGAATTAATAGCAACAAAAAGATAATACAATCGTGTTTTGTTTTAGAAACTCTTGGAAATTAAATTGACTTTTGATTTGTCTGATGTTGAGAGCACATTGCAGGCAGAATAACACTTCTCATCATACATGTATATGAAACCACCAGATGACCAGCGCTCACTTGACATGTATGACAAAAACCAGTAGCCTATatagatgttgtttttttacaaaaataaatgtggtgTCATTCCAAATGATATATGCATGAATACCAGAAGACTAGATCTGAATGAAGCCTCCAAAGTTAGCCCTGATAATCATGTATGCATCTCAGACACATTAGCACagaaagaacaataacaaactAATCTGGCTGCTTTGTTCTGGGaaaaatgtattctttttaGATGTTTCTGAGTTGCATTTGACCAAATGACTGAACTTCAACCATAACAGAACATATGCAGAACATTTCCTTGAAATTGTGATGCCCTTTTCCATCATAGAACAACATGTGATCACTTTGATCAGACCAAGACGGTAAATAGTCTAATTTAACATTGGTCTTTATGACCTGCTCATATCATTCCCCAAACATTTTCATTCTCATCATTTAGTGACGATTTGTCCCTCAACATGTAGATTCTCTCTCAGCCCCACTGTTTGTGAAGCAGAGAATAAAGTCATCTGCATACGTTTCTGATCTCATGGCATCCCAtctaatagttgttgagatatttcagtctggacaaaAGTGGTGGAGCAACTCACCATTAATAGAACCACACCGCTAGTTTGGTAAGAAATTATGAAAAGCGTGATAAATATGCCAATtaattgttttgcttttttcctAAGTCTGTCTTTGAAAATAATGATTAACTGAATTTTAAAACGAAAtcccaaaatgtattttataagaCATTTTCTTAGGTTTATTGAATTTAATTTATGATTGCTTGAATTTAAAGACTGCTCTCTTGAATTTAAAGACTGCTCTCTTGAATTTAAAGACAAATAGGCAGTGTGTCACCTAAAAATGGAAGGAAGTCCAACCCACAGAGCAACAGCAGGAGGTTTCGCTAGCTGTTAAGTGCTCGGGGAGCACTGTGTGTCAAACATATAGACTGCTAATATGGTGTCAATCCAATTTATAATCAATTTGTTACAGcaggcttttcttttttttttaaacaaacattttgacttgtcatagtaggtaAGCATGGGTGTTACAAATGCCATTAAAAATGTCTCTGTTCTATTTAAGTGTTCCAGtaatgacagtgtgacagtgagccagcacgCACGAAACCAgaaccctgaaactgaagcagctaaatggaattcagccatcattataAACCTTTTCCTACTGTGAGATGTCAAATGTCTTGAATGAGTTTTAAGACTGAGTAACACAATGCGAAGCCCATGAGGATCCAGCAGATGGCAATCAGAGTTTGAGCTGGCACTCAAAGACAAACTGTAGGCGTAAAACAGACCACACAAGGTAAAAGAAATGCCGTGACTATAAGAGCTCATATGGAACATGATGCCGTGTCTATGTTTGCTTTAGAATTAAATGTATctttaaacaaaacaatctcGTAGATATAGATTAGTATAGAAAACACTGAGAAATCAAATGACTCCTTTTGGGCTAAATGATTGATTTGACCAAAGTACACATAGCctgtttgtacatttgtttgtaCAGAATGATGACAGTAACTCAGGGTAATGTTTACTATTTCCTAACTTCTGAGCTTTGGGGGAAATACCCTCGACTATTATTGAGTAGTCCTGATCTGAACTGTGCTCTTCACTCTGCTTTGTCTTGGTGATTTAATTCCTGACAAAATGTGCATGAGTTATATTGGATTTGCTTTCCTGGTTTGTTTTCCAGGATTGCTGCATGGTATGTATTCAATTCCGTTACTtagaaacatttttaattttgtaattaTATGTACTTTAGTTTGTTGTTGTATTTCAGCGCGTAGTGCAGGTCAGCCGTGTAGTGCTCCGACTCTTGGTGGTGGTTATTGGGTCCTGGAAGAAAACAACCTCACTTATGGCTGTGATAACAAACTTAAACCAGCAGTGGAGGGTTGGTGGGCAACAAGCACATGTCAAAATGGCACATGGTCGCCTGAACCACAGTGTATAAGTAAGTTTTCTATAATATCTCCCCTGGTTTATTTGAATGAGATGCTGAAAGCCtgcagatgtgtttttagcgTTCACTGTATGACACTGTAgagtaaaaaatatatttaaattattacATTTCTGATACTGTTTTCccttgggatgaataaagtatctatctatctatctatctatctatctatctatctatctatctatctatctatctatatatctatctgttCATAGTTATATCtaagatttaaatataaataaaacttttATATCA encodes:
- the LOC120568425 gene encoding complement factor H-like isoform X2 — encoded protein: MNIKAMMLQPYVQMEHGPLCRSVRVKSIEACGEPPKIPHAVIIHQEYQELFAADSEVQYECEDGYTVEGGTKEYITCMSGNWTEGPTCRVRPGPVNGGSAGGGTGGSTGSGTQRTVEVKNCGQQPVVPHGDVVGNNPMFLRYQCAALYQRVGPERVICYSNGMWSEVPICKATFCSVDTDTHPELISDGVKIIKHGETEKLKCVHQDHWRTPHYSVVRCTNGIMSRSRCCDRWDAFWNC